TAGTTTTTTTTATCATGTAAAAGTCAAAATATATAGAGGAGCATTAAGCTTCCCTATCGCGCTAATTTACTTTGATTGGTATTTCCTTGCGCTTTTGCTCTTCTTTCTTTGGGAGAACGACCTTGAGAACGCCATCCTTGTAGCTCGCTAGAATCTTGGACTGATCTATTTCGGAAGGGATATAGAAACTTCGTTGGAAAGAGCCAAAAATCCGCTCATTGCGGTGCCAACTCTCGGTTTCTTTTCTTTCTTCCATTTTCTTTTCTCCAGAGATTGATAGCACTCCCTCGTGCATAGAAACGGAGATTTCTTCTTTTTTCATGCCGGGGATTTCGGCGATAACCTCGAGAGCATCGGTTGTTTCTTTGATATCGACACCAGGCGCCCATAGCGCAGGTCCTGTTTCCGAGAGATCTCCGAACATCTTGCGCATTCTTTTATCCA
The bacterium DNA segment above includes these coding regions:
- a CDS encoding Hsp20/alpha crystallin family protein gives rise to the protein MAIVRWKPFGDIMDWSDEVDKRMRKMFGDLSETGPALWAPGVDIKETTDALEVIAEIPGMKKEEISVSMHEGVLSISGEKKMEERKETESWHRNERIFGSFQRSFYIPSEIDQSKILASYKDGVLKVVLPKKEEQKRKEIPIKVN